A single genomic interval of Tsukamurella paurometabola harbors:
- a CDS encoding alpha/beta fold hydrolase has product MSEPVHVTAWPADARSGVAPAIFVHGVFTWGDDEAYGFAAQRSLAGERTLLLVDRRGYGRSPDTDRSDFDTDAEDLVALLDTCQDGAHLVGHSNGGLAAMLAAARRPQAVRSLALIQPPALRAAADHPAVRALLDRAAHAGTPPDPEPADFLRLSTEGMGMPVPEPTPERLRAVRTSMRERPVWEADPPLQPLAAAPWPALVITGTWDDAPEEYRRYAGEPLLACADAVADRIGARRLRVPGYYPHTQRPVEVNDALRRLWRDSAG; this is encoded by the coding sequence ATGTCCGAGCCGGTCCACGTCACCGCCTGGCCCGCGGACGCCCGCTCCGGCGTCGCGCCCGCGATCTTCGTCCACGGCGTCTTCACCTGGGGCGACGACGAGGCCTACGGCTTCGCCGCGCAGCGTTCGCTCGCTGGCGAGCGGACGCTGCTACTGGTGGACCGCCGCGGCTACGGCCGGTCGCCGGACACGGACCGGAGCGACTTCGACACGGACGCCGAGGATCTCGTCGCGCTCCTCGACACGTGCCAGGACGGCGCGCACCTCGTCGGGCACTCCAACGGCGGACTCGCCGCAATGCTGGCCGCAGCCCGACGCCCGCAGGCCGTGCGGTCCCTGGCCCTGATCCAGCCGCCCGCCCTGCGAGCCGCGGCGGACCACCCGGCGGTGCGCGCCCTGCTGGACCGCGCCGCCCACGCCGGCACCCCGCCCGACCCGGAACCCGCGGACTTCCTGCGACTCTCGACGGAGGGCATGGGGATGCCGGTGCCGGAACCGACCCCGGAGCGACTGCGCGCCGTCCGGACGTCGATGCGGGAGCGACCGGTCTGGGAGGCGGATCCTCCACTGCAGCCGCTGGCCGCCGCGCCGTGGCCCGCGCTGGTCATCACCGGCACGTGGGACGACGCGCCCGAGGAGTACCGGCGGTACGCGGGCGAGCCGCTCCTCGCCTGCGCGGATGCTGTGGCCGACCGGATCGGCGCCCGCCGCCTGCGCGTGCCCGGCTACTACCCGCACACACAGCGCCCGGTGGAGGTCAACGATGCGTTGCGCCGCCTGTGGCGCGACTCAGCGGGGTAG
- a CDS encoding TetR/AcrR family transcriptional regulator C-terminal domain-containing protein yields the protein MGLARTDVVAAALEVLDEVGIEGLTLRRIADRLQVKAPALYWHVASKRDLLDEMATELMRRALPAGPVAGDWRAELMDRARRLRSALRAHTDGARVFSGSRFTDVAVVRASERPLRLLVDAGFPLRDAALALSTLRDLVVGFVIEEQAVFGADGAPAEGYDPVARAAAIGAEEYPLAAQAGPTAWGAPDDRFDDAVRFLLDGLAARLPR from the coding sequence GTGGGACTCGCACGGACGGATGTGGTGGCGGCGGCGCTGGAGGTGCTCGACGAGGTCGGGATCGAGGGGCTGACGCTGCGCCGGATCGCCGACCGCCTGCAGGTCAAGGCGCCCGCCCTGTACTGGCACGTCGCGTCCAAGCGCGACCTTCTGGACGAGATGGCCACCGAGCTGATGCGGCGCGCCCTGCCCGCGGGACCCGTCGCCGGCGATTGGCGCGCCGAACTGATGGACCGGGCCCGGCGGCTCCGGTCCGCCCTGCGCGCGCACACCGACGGCGCCCGCGTCTTCAGCGGGTCGAGGTTCACGGACGTCGCCGTCGTGCGCGCGAGTGAACGGCCGCTGCGGCTGCTGGTCGACGCCGGATTCCCGCTGCGCGACGCCGCGCTCGCGCTGTCCACCCTGCGGGACCTGGTGGTGGGGTTCGTCATCGAGGAGCAGGCGGTCTTCGGGGCCGACGGTGCGCCGGCCGAGGGCTACGACCCGGTCGCCCGCGCGGCCGCGATCGGCGCGGAGGAGTACCCCCTCGCGGCGCAGGCGGGGCCGACGGCGTGGGGTGCGCCCGACGATCGTTTCGACGACGCCGTGCGCTTCCTGCTCGACGGTCTCGCCGCGCGGCTACCCCGCTGA
- a CDS encoding SRPBCC family protein, with product MSTSPPPEPGDAPEPTDAPEPGEAHAPPEPADPEQRTDPTATTGREGRAQEDEPAPTVPLSRRPAVLTMLALIVVCVIGSLLMRSMKGWLNQTSVFYVGLPALLAALLVISRPSSSAYGIVLKGTTLFLLIATIFAGEGVVCVLFAAPLVYAVALLVAALVQAVRRGGQGPRAVVVPALLLAVASTEGAVPALTLPAENTVTADRVVDATPDQVRAALAVPLRFAEPSGALALGFPRPLEDHPEGLEPGDARHVVFSGAPQRAAPLHGHHWGTAPSTLTLRVAAADDRSVAYVAEHDATPIATWLRWRASTVRWEPVGGGTRVTWSLTFDRRLAPAAYWTPLERAVARRAADYLIGSLALPG from the coding sequence GTGAGCACTTCCCCGCCGCCCGAGCCGGGCGACGCCCCCGAGCCGACCGACGCCCCGGAGCCGGGCGAGGCGCATGCGCCGCCCGAACCGGCCGATCCGGAGCAGCGCACCGATCCCACCGCGACGACGGGGCGGGAGGGCCGTGCGCAGGAGGACGAACCGGCCCCGACCGTGCCGCTGAGCCGCAGGCCCGCGGTCCTGACGATGTTGGCGCTGATCGTGGTGTGCGTGATCGGCAGCCTCCTCATGCGATCCATGAAGGGCTGGCTGAACCAGACATCGGTGTTCTACGTCGGTCTCCCCGCGCTGCTGGCCGCCCTGCTCGTCATCTCGCGGCCGTCGAGCAGCGCCTACGGCATCGTGCTCAAAGGCACGACGCTGTTCCTGCTCATCGCCACGATCTTCGCCGGCGAGGGCGTCGTGTGCGTGCTCTTCGCCGCACCCCTGGTGTACGCCGTCGCGCTCCTGGTGGCCGCGCTCGTGCAGGCGGTCCGCAGGGGCGGGCAGGGCCCGCGGGCGGTCGTCGTGCCCGCGCTGCTGCTCGCCGTCGCGTCGACCGAGGGTGCCGTGCCCGCACTCACCCTGCCCGCCGAGAACACCGTCACCGCCGACCGCGTGGTCGACGCGACGCCCGACCAGGTCCGGGCGGCCCTGGCGGTGCCGCTCCGCTTCGCCGAGCCCTCGGGCGCGCTGGCGCTCGGCTTCCCGCGCCCCCTCGAGGACCACCCGGAGGGGCTGGAGCCGGGCGATGCCCGGCACGTCGTCTTCAGCGGCGCCCCACAGCGCGCCGCTCCCCTGCACGGGCACCACTGGGGCACCGCCCCGTCGACCCTGACCCTGCGCGTGGCCGCCGCGGACGACCGGTCGGTCGCGTACGTGGCGGAGCACGACGCCACCCCGATCGCCACCTGGCTCAGGTGGCGCGCGTCGACGGTGCGCTGGGAGCCGGTCGGGGGCGGGACGCGCGTCACCTGGTCGCTCACCTTCGACCGTCGCCTCGCGCCCGCCGCCTACTGGACACCGTTGGAGCGGGCCGTCGCCCGGCGCGCGGCGGACTACCTCATCGGCTCACTGGCCCTCCCCGGCTGA
- a CDS encoding Hsp70 family protein produces MGVYGIDLGTTNSAIARIGADGRPEIVRGLGGETTVPSVVLFASAYDHLVGEGARRQARLDPEHVCTLVKRRMGDAQWRFRAHGDTWSAPAVSALILKSLAGDVEFSGGEPVRRVVITVPAYFGDEERRATIQAGAYAGFDVAGVLSEPIAAALSYGFGRLDGGLAPGTGAPRETVLVYDLGGGTFDATVIELADRRISVLAVEGDHQLGGADWDERIALHLSQRFCEANPDAEDPLDDSAGSQSLVLAAEQAKHELTGADRTEVIVAHDGARAVVTLTRAELEEMTAPLLRRTVDLARDCLRTAEKRGAHRIDRLLLVGGSSRMPAVARALREQLGLDGELHDPDLAVARGAALYGEKLEMERLVAADLVTRGLLPDGAPPLHAQAAELENSIARVAASFQQPVSLVRRMLEIQVDTVISRGFGVLAVHDHGDLGVTWLVERNQTLPVRVRRSFGTMREDQQQIEITVVEQQGQVASQRLGDAKLLVEGTIRDIPPGYPAGSEVRITFEMGFDGVLHVTAHHVDADLPLTLSAQTGAMLSQADVERELGQVQRSRRRE; encoded by the coding sequence ATGGGGGTGTACGGCATCGACCTGGGCACGACCAACTCCGCGATCGCGCGCATCGGCGCGGACGGTCGCCCCGAGATCGTCCGCGGGCTCGGCGGGGAGACGACGGTGCCCTCGGTGGTGTTGTTCGCGTCGGCCTACGACCATCTCGTGGGCGAGGGCGCGCGACGCCAGGCCCGACTCGACCCGGAGCACGTGTGCACCCTGGTCAAGCGCCGCATGGGCGACGCGCAGTGGCGCTTCCGCGCGCACGGTGACACCTGGTCGGCGCCCGCCGTGTCCGCACTCATCCTCAAGAGCCTCGCGGGCGACGTCGAGTTCAGCGGCGGCGAACCGGTGCGGCGCGTGGTGATCACCGTGCCGGCCTACTTCGGCGACGAGGAGCGCCGCGCCACCATCCAGGCCGGCGCCTACGCGGGCTTCGACGTGGCCGGCGTCCTGTCCGAGCCCATCGCGGCGGCACTCTCCTACGGCTTCGGGCGGCTCGACGGCGGCCTCGCCCCCGGCACGGGCGCGCCGCGCGAGACGGTACTGGTCTACGACCTGGGCGGCGGCACCTTCGACGCGACCGTCATCGAGCTCGCCGACCGGCGGATCTCGGTCCTCGCCGTGGAGGGCGACCACCAGCTCGGCGGCGCCGACTGGGACGAGCGGATCGCGCTGCACCTGTCGCAGCGGTTCTGCGAGGCGAACCCGGACGCGGAGGACCCACTCGACGATTCCGCGGGCTCCCAGTCGCTGGTGCTCGCGGCCGAGCAGGCCAAACACGAGCTCACCGGCGCGGACCGCACCGAGGTGATCGTCGCGCACGACGGGGCGCGCGCCGTCGTCACCCTGACCCGCGCCGAGCTGGAGGAGATGACCGCCCCGCTGCTGCGGCGGACCGTCGACCTGGCGCGGGACTGCCTGAGGACCGCCGAGAAGCGGGGCGCGCACCGGATCGACCGTCTGCTGCTGGTCGGCGGGTCCTCGCGGATGCCGGCGGTGGCCCGCGCACTCCGCGAGCAGCTCGGACTCGACGGGGAGTTGCACGATCCCGACCTGGCGGTCGCGCGGGGTGCGGCGCTGTACGGCGAGAAGCTGGAGATGGAGCGTCTCGTCGCGGCCGACCTCGTGACCCGCGGCCTCCTGCCCGACGGCGCGCCCCCGCTGCACGCGCAGGCGGCGGAGCTGGAGAATTCGATCGCGCGCGTCGCGGCCTCCTTCCAGCAACCCGTCTCGCTGGTGCGACGGATGCTCGAGATCCAGGTCGACACCGTGATCTCCCGGGGATTCGGCGTGCTCGCGGTGCACGACCACGGCGACCTCGGCGTCACGTGGCTCGTGGAGCGCAACCAGACGCTGCCCGTGCGCGTGCGCCGCTCCTTCGGCACGATGCGCGAGGACCAGCAGCAGATCGAGATCACCGTCGTCGAACAGCAGGGCCAGGTCGCCTCGCAGCGTCTCGGCGACGCGAAGCTGTTGGTGGAGGGCACGATCCGCGACATCCCGCCCGGGTACCCGGCGGGGAGCGAGGTGCGCATCACGTTCGAGATGGGCTTCGACGGGGTGCTGCACGTGACGGCGCACCACGTGGATGCGGACCTGCCGCTGACGCTCTCCGCGCAGACCGGCGCGATGCTCTCGCAGGCCGACGTGGAGCGCGAGCTCGGCCAGGTGCAGCGGTCGCGGCGCCGCGAGTGA
- a CDS encoding carboxylesterase/lipase family protein codes for MQERPRVRTKEGVVEGVRTEGTVVFRGIPYAQPPVGPLRFAAPAPVPHWDGVRPAAEFGPPPPQSGPGPQADASDDTNWLTVNVCAPDTGRSGLPVLVWICCGGYMAGTAADPMFDPTALATTGLVVVSVQCRMGAEGFALLDGAPSNRGLLDQIAALEWIRRNIAAFGGDPGAVTIAGTSGGAGSVAALLAIPRARTLFRRAITHSVPGLHITPALATEVTAALAARLCVDPTAAGLAEVAPQRLADEVTALCHDAPAHRDRWGGLAQLGIVVCPVIDGDLLTETPWEALASGRAAGVDLLAGHMRDEFRLFSVMMGLRGTFTDADVTRALDVFAPGDPADYRAAYPRATADELMEIVSSDATFRMPSVLLADANAGAGGATFLFEVRWESAAYGACHSIDVPLAFGTPGSPTGRMLFGDDPAPAVHALSEELLHAWVRFCGTGDPGWPRYDEDRRATRLLDDPSTTAPYPEEQSHRLWRGHPPAPFAPVAPR; via the coding sequence ATGCAGGAACGACCGCGGGTCAGGACGAAGGAGGGCGTCGTCGAGGGAGTACGCACCGAGGGCACCGTCGTCTTCCGCGGCATCCCTTACGCGCAGCCGCCCGTCGGGCCGCTGCGCTTCGCGGCGCCCGCGCCGGTCCCCCACTGGGACGGCGTGCGTCCTGCGGCCGAGTTCGGTCCCCCACCGCCGCAGTCCGGGCCCGGACCGCAGGCCGACGCCTCGGACGACACGAACTGGCTCACCGTCAACGTGTGCGCCCCCGACACCGGCCGGTCCGGGCTGCCGGTCCTGGTGTGGATCTGCTGCGGCGGCTACATGGCGGGGACCGCGGCCGATCCGATGTTCGACCCCACCGCGCTCGCCACCACGGGCCTCGTGGTCGTGAGCGTCCAGTGCCGCATGGGCGCCGAGGGTTTCGCCCTGCTGGACGGCGCACCGTCGAACCGGGGACTGCTCGATCAGATCGCGGCGCTCGAGTGGATCCGGCGGAACATCGCCGCGTTCGGGGGCGACCCCGGCGCGGTCACGATCGCCGGCACGTCGGGCGGCGCGGGATCGGTCGCGGCGCTGCTCGCGATCCCCCGCGCCCGGACGCTGTTCCGGCGGGCCATCACCCATTCGGTTCCCGGGCTGCACATCACCCCCGCGCTGGCGACGGAGGTCACCGCGGCGCTCGCCGCCCGCCTCTGCGTCGACCCCACGGCGGCCGGCCTCGCCGAGGTCGCGCCGCAGCGGCTCGCGGACGAGGTCACGGCCCTCTGTCACGACGCGCCCGCCCACCGGGATCGGTGGGGCGGCCTCGCGCAACTGGGGATCGTCGTCTGCCCCGTGATCGACGGCGACCTCCTGACCGAGACCCCGTGGGAGGCCCTGGCCTCGGGGCGCGCCGCGGGCGTCGACCTCCTCGCCGGGCACATGCGCGACGAGTTCCGGTTGTTCAGCGTCATGATGGGACTCCGCGGCACGTTCACCGACGCCGACGTGACCCGCGCGCTCGACGTGTTCGCCCCCGGCGACCCCGCGGACTACCGCGCCGCGTACCCGCGCGCGACCGCGGACGAGCTGATGGAGATCGTCTCCTCCGATGCCACTTTCCGGATGCCGTCGGTGCTGCTCGCGGACGCGAACGCCGGCGCCGGCGGCGCCACGTTCCTCTTCGAGGTGCGCTGGGAGTCCGCGGCGTACGGCGCGTGCCACAGCATCGACGTCCCGCTCGCGTTCGGGACACCGGGCAGCCCGACCGGGCGCATGCTCTTCGGCGACGACCCGGCACCCGCGGTGCACGCCCTCTCGGAGGAGTTGCTCCACGCGTGGGTACGGTTCTGCGGCACCGGCGATCCGGGCTGGCCGCGGTACGACGAGGACCGCCGGGCCACCCGCCTCCTCGACGATCCGTCGACGACGGCGCCGTACCCCGAGGAACAGTCGCACCGCTTGTGGCGGGGGCACCCGCCCGCGCCGTTCGCACCCGTCGCGCCGCGCTAG
- a CDS encoding multidrug effflux MFS transporter, producing the protein MSRPRTDSRGNLRLALILGSLSAFGPITTDLYLPALPAAAADLGASQPAIQATLTACLIGLAAGQVFVGPLSDSIGRRRPMIVGMALFIVSSLLCAIAPSVYLLDVARLLQGAAGAAGIVLSLAIVRDLFDGVAAARMIAALMAVGGVAPIVAPLAGAQLLRFMEWRGLFVVLAVLGVALLAIAAAKVPETLPKADRRPVGWGSVASGFVALARDRRFVALTLTGGLAFAAMFAYISTSAFVFQSHYGYSESEFSVVFAVNAVGLLTTNLLGGRLVGRVPVATLVRIGLAGMVAGAVASLASLAAAHPPLVIVSLFVTVSSLGLVMPTVAALALDDHGDLAGTASAALGAARMVLGGVAALFAGIGGDPVVLGSVMVLCAVGAAVSFAIAKRTPSASR; encoded by the coding sequence GTGTCACGACCCCGCACAGACTCCCGAGGAAACCTGCGGCTGGCCCTCATCCTGGGCTCGCTGTCCGCCTTCGGTCCGATCACGACCGACCTCTACCTGCCCGCCCTCCCCGCCGCCGCCGCGGACCTCGGCGCCTCGCAGCCGGCGATCCAGGCGACCCTCACCGCGTGTCTCATCGGCCTCGCGGCGGGCCAGGTCTTCGTGGGTCCGCTGTCGGACTCGATCGGCCGGCGCCGCCCGATGATCGTCGGGATGGCGTTGTTCATCGTCAGCTCGCTGCTGTGTGCGATCGCCCCGTCGGTGTACCTGCTCGACGTCGCGCGCCTCCTGCAGGGTGCCGCGGGCGCGGCCGGGATCGTCCTGAGCCTCGCCATCGTCCGGGATCTGTTCGACGGGGTCGCCGCCGCGCGCATGATCGCCGCGCTCATGGCCGTCGGCGGCGTGGCACCGATCGTCGCGCCGCTCGCCGGCGCACAGCTCCTGCGGTTCATGGAGTGGCGCGGCCTGTTCGTGGTGCTGGCCGTGCTCGGGGTGGCCCTGCTCGCGATCGCGGCCGCCAAGGTGCCGGAGACGTTGCCGAAGGCGGACCGTCGGCCCGTCGGCTGGGGCTCGGTGGCGAGCGGCTTCGTCGCGCTGGCGCGGGACCGCCGGTTCGTCGCGCTGACGCTGACCGGCGGCCTGGCCTTCGCCGCGATGTTCGCCTACATCTCCACCTCGGCGTTCGTCTTCCAGAGCCACTACGGCTACTCCGAGTCGGAGTTCAGCGTGGTCTTCGCGGTCAATGCGGTGGGGCTGCTCACGACCAACCTGCTCGGCGGCCGGTTGGTGGGCCGGGTGCCGGTGGCGACGCTGGTGCGGATCGGCCTGGCCGGCATGGTGGCCGGCGCGGTCGCGTCGCTCGCGTCCCTCGCCGCGGCCCATCCGCCGCTGGTGATCGTCTCGCTCTTCGTCACGGTGTCGAGCCTCGGCCTCGTCATGCCGACGGTCGCGGCCCTCGCCCTCGACGACCACGGAGACCTGGCGGGGACCGCCTCCGCGGCGCTGGGCGCGGCCCGCATGGTGCTGGGCGGCGTCGCGGCGCTGTTCGCCGGCATCGGCGGGGATCCCGTCGTGCTCGGCTCGGTGATGGTGCTGTGCGCGGTCGGCGCGGCGGTGTCGTTCGCGATCGCCAAGCGAACGCCAAGCGCGAGCCGGTAA
- a CDS encoding M48 family metallopeptidase — MTDSVSRSYRSLPGISSRAWEHPADRAALVALRSLKGFDTVLKAISALLRERQHRLLFLASGVRADDRQFRDLHDMLVDCARVLDTDVVPELYVVQSPTVNALTIGMDEPFIVINTGLLELLDDEEKRFVIGHELGHALSGHAVYRTMLMHLMRLAGTFGLVPIGGWALRALVAALMEWQRKSELSGDRAGLLCVQDPDVAMRVHMKTAGGTRLGEMDTQRFLAQAAEYERTGDLRDGVLKLLNLELQSHPFSVLRAADLNRWVERGDYGRILGGEYPQRADDDRASTAEEFRNAARTYKDGFDASADPLITTLRDFGASAVNTVGQGVTDVATGVSRKIDEWRRNSARKYDEGE, encoded by the coding sequence ATGACCGATTCAGTGTCCCGAAGCTATCGTTCGCTACCCGGCATTAGCTCCCGCGCGTGGGAGCACCCGGCTGATCGGGCCGCGCTCGTCGCCCTGCGCAGCCTCAAGGGATTCGACACCGTGCTCAAGGCGATCTCCGCGCTGTTGCGCGAGCGCCAGCACCGGCTCCTGTTCCTCGCCTCGGGCGTCCGCGCGGACGACCGGCAGTTCCGAGACCTGCACGACATGCTCGTCGACTGCGCGCGCGTACTCGACACCGATGTCGTCCCCGAGCTGTACGTGGTGCAAAGCCCCACGGTGAACGCCCTGACCATCGGCATGGACGAGCCGTTCATCGTCATCAACACGGGCCTGCTGGAGCTCCTCGACGACGAGGAGAAGCGGTTCGTGATCGGCCACGAACTCGGACACGCCCTGTCCGGTCACGCCGTGTACCGCACGATGCTCATGCACCTCATGCGGCTGGCCGGCACGTTCGGCCTGGTCCCCATCGGCGGCTGGGCGCTGCGCGCGCTCGTCGCGGCCCTCATGGAGTGGCAGCGCAAGTCCGAGCTGTCGGGCGACCGCGCCGGGCTCCTGTGCGTGCAGGACCCGGACGTCGCGATGCGCGTGCACATGAAGACCGCCGGCGGCACCCGGCTCGGCGAGATGGACACCCAGCGCTTCCTCGCGCAGGCGGCCGAGTACGAGCGCACCGGAGACCTGCGCGACGGCGTGCTCAAGCTGCTCAACCTGGAACTGCAGTCGCACCCCTTCTCCGTGCTGCGCGCCGCCGACCTCAACCGCTGGGTCGAGCGCGGCGACTACGGACGGATCCTCGGTGGCGAGTACCCGCAGCGCGCCGACGACGACCGCGCCAGCACCGCCGAGGAGTTCAGGAACGCCGCCCGCACCTACAAGGACGGCTTCGACGCCTCCGCGGATCCGCTGATCACCACCCTGCGCGACTTCGGGGCCTCGGCCGTGAACACCGTCGGACAGGGCGTCACCGACGTCGCCACCGGGGTCAGCCGCAAGATCGACGAGTGGCGCCGCAACTCCGCCCGGAAGTACGACGAGGGCGAGTGA
- the grpE gene encoding nucleotide exchange factor GrpE: MSADEAATAAGEPAANPDDRLAERVEDLARILARQAGTVERLADAERAREARDRAGADLPLVVELFALLGEVTACADTAESERERAAFAAVASRVERLLVGRGGTVVAPGVGDAFDPAVMEAADVVPTDDEEADRTVAEVLTPGLGVPARNVRPARVVVRAFRSA; this comes from the coding sequence ATGAGCGCAGACGAGGCCGCTACCGCCGCCGGGGAGCCGGCCGCGAACCCGGACGATCGGCTGGCCGAACGGGTGGAGGACCTGGCCCGGATCCTCGCGCGGCAGGCCGGCACCGTCGAACGGCTCGCGGACGCCGAGCGTGCCCGCGAGGCCCGCGATCGCGCCGGCGCCGACCTGCCGCTCGTGGTCGAGCTGTTCGCGCTCCTCGGCGAGGTGACCGCGTGCGCGGACACCGCGGAGTCGGAGCGGGAGCGCGCGGCCTTCGCCGCCGTGGCGTCGCGCGTCGAGCGCCTGCTCGTGGGCAGGGGCGGCACCGTCGTCGCCCCGGGGGTGGGGGACGCCTTCGACCCGGCCGTCATGGAGGCCGCCGACGTCGTACCCACCGACGACGAGGAGGCGGACCGCACCGTCGCCGAGGTCCTCACTCCCGGGCTCGGCGTGCCGGCGCGGAACGTACGCCCCGCACGGGTGGTGGTGCGAGCTTTCCGCTCAGCGTGA
- a CDS encoding zinc-binding dehydrogenase, with amino-acid sequence MRAVLATYADAPVWADAPDPVAGPGLVTVSMRAVPLHNLARGIAEGRHYAAPAAPGFVIGVDGVGVTEDGRRVYVSAPGTAAPTIVVPSAALVDVPDALDDLQAAAAVNAVMSSWMAMTVRTRVHPGQTVLVLGATGGSGRPAVAVARHFGARVIAAGRNTDVLETVGADATVDLSAPEAEIAEALRREKIDVVIDYLWGRPAELTLAALEKRGPSEFVQIGTMAGAEITLPGALLRSTDIRLLGSGFGSFTADEVAAARPAILDAVVELGIAMDVTAVPAESVADVWRADTAGTRVVLTL; translated from the coding sequence ATGAGAGCAGTTCTCGCCACCTACGCCGATGCGCCCGTCTGGGCCGACGCCCCCGATCCCGTCGCCGGCCCCGGCCTGGTCACGGTGTCGATGCGCGCGGTCCCGCTGCACAACCTCGCCCGCGGCATCGCCGAGGGCAGGCACTACGCCGCCCCCGCGGCGCCGGGCTTCGTCATCGGCGTCGACGGCGTCGGGGTCACCGAGGACGGCCGCCGGGTGTACGTCTCGGCGCCCGGCACCGCTGCCCCGACGATCGTGGTCCCCTCCGCGGCCCTGGTCGACGTGCCGGACGCACTCGACGACCTGCAGGCCGCCGCCGCCGTGAACGCCGTCATGTCGTCGTGGATGGCGATGACGGTCCGCACCCGTGTCCACCCCGGGCAGACGGTGCTGGTGCTCGGTGCCACCGGCGGCTCGGGACGCCCCGCGGTCGCGGTGGCTCGTCACTTCGGCGCGCGCGTGATCGCCGCGGGCCGCAACACCGACGTGCTCGAGACGGTGGGCGCGGACGCGACCGTCGACCTGAGCGCCCCGGAGGCGGAGATCGCGGAGGCGCTGCGCCGCGAGAAGATCGACGTGGTCATCGACTACCTGTGGGGCCGCCCCGCGGAACTGACCCTCGCCGCGCTCGAGAAGCGCGGACCGTCGGAGTTCGTGCAGATCGGCACGATGGCGGGCGCGGAGATCACGCTGCCCGGCGCGCTCCTGCGGTCGACCGACATCCGCCTGCTGGGCAGCGGTTTCGGATCCTTCACGGCGGACGAGGTCGCCGCGGCACGACCGGCCATCCTCGACGCCGTGGTCGAACTCGGGATCGCGATGGACGTCACCGCCGTGCCCGCGGAGTCCGTCGCCGATGTGTGGCGGGCGGACACCGCGGGCACGCGGGTGGTGCTCACGCTGTAG
- a CDS encoding dicarboxylate/amino acid:cation symporter, translating to MSSVETPSRVPALLKNFGFQIVVGLVAGVVLGLIARNMAPAADGNANWLVGTLKTIGSSYVKLLTVAVVPLVVTAVIASIANLRNVTNAARLAGKTLLWFAITAFISVVIGIILGLVLQPGAHTTVTGEGKAPSSTGSWWAFITGLVPSNFLGLQAKASDGSVSLSFNVLQVLVVAAAIGIAALKVGEKAEPFIAFNASLLAIIQKVLWWIIRLAPIGTAALIGTAVATYGWDAIGSLGVFTGAIYLGLLIVGFVVYPLIIRAHGLSVKQFFSGVWPAAQLGFVSRSSIGTLPVTERVTERNLGVPREYSSFAVPLGATTKMDGCAAIYPAIAAIFVAQFFHVPLGITDYLLIVIVSVVGSAATAGTTGATVMLTLTLSTLGLPLAGVGLLLAVEPIVDMGRTALNVTGQALVPTIVAKQEGILDEDAYNAPRTDVYADESAEDRVPATA from the coding sequence ATGTCCTCTGTGGAAACCCCGTCGCGCGTACCCGCGCTGCTGAAGAACTTCGGCTTCCAGATCGTCGTCGGCCTCGTCGCCGGTGTCGTGCTCGGGCTGATCGCCCGGAACATGGCGCCCGCCGCGGACGGCAACGCGAACTGGCTGGTCGGCACGCTCAAGACGATCGGGTCCAGCTACGTCAAACTGCTCACCGTGGCCGTCGTGCCGCTCGTGGTGACCGCGGTGATCGCGTCGATCGCCAACCTGCGCAACGTCACCAACGCGGCCCGCCTCGCGGGGAAGACACTGCTGTGGTTCGCGATCACCGCCTTCATCTCGGTGGTCATCGGCATCATCCTCGGCCTGGTGCTGCAGCCCGGCGCGCACACCACGGTCACGGGCGAGGGCAAGGCGCCGTCGAGCACGGGCTCGTGGTGGGCCTTCATCACCGGCCTCGTCCCGTCCAACTTCCTCGGCCTCCAGGCCAAGGCGTCCGACGGTTCCGTCTCGCTCAGCTTCAACGTGCTGCAGGTGCTGGTGGTCGCCGCCGCGATCGGCATCGCCGCGCTCAAGGTGGGGGAGAAGGCCGAGCCCTTCATCGCCTTCAACGCCTCGCTGCTGGCGATCATCCAGAAGGTGCTGTGGTGGATCATCCGCCTCGCACCGATCGGCACCGCCGCGCTCATCGGCACCGCCGTCGCGACCTACGGCTGGGACGCCATCGGCTCCCTCGGCGTCTTCACCGGCGCGATCTACCTGGGCCTGCTCATCGTCGGTTTCGTCGTGTACCCGCTGATCATCCGGGCGCACGGCCTGTCGGTGAAGCAGTTCTTCAGCGGCGTGTGGCCGGCCGCACAGCTGGGCTTCGTCTCCCGCAGCTCGATCGGGACGCTGCCCGTCACCGAGCGGGTCACGGAGCGGAACCTCGGCGTCCCGCGCGAGTACTCCTCGTTCGCGGTTCCGCTCGGCGCGACCACGAAGATGGACGGCTGCGCGGCGATCTACCCGGCGATCGCCGCGATCTTCGTGGCGCAGTTCTTCCACGTGCCGCTCGGCATCACCGACTACCTGCTCATCGTGATCGTCTCGGTGGTCGGCTCCGCCGCGACCGCGGGCACCACCGGCGCGACGGTCATGCTGACGCTGACCCTCTCCACCCTCGGGCTGCCGCTCGCCGGCGTCGGCCTGCTGCTGGCCGTCGAGCCGATCGTCGACATGGGGCGCACGGCGCTCAACGTCACGGGCCAGGCGCTGGTCCCGACGATCGTCGCCAAGCAGGAGGGCATCCTCGACGAGGACGCCTACAACGCGCCGCGCACGGACGTCTACGCCGACGAGTCGGCCGAGGACCGGGTCCCCGCTACAGCGTGA